A stretch of Dietzia lutea DNA encodes these proteins:
- a CDS encoding NADPH:quinone oxidoreductase family protein — MRAVQISTLDGPDAVEVVDLPDPGADDQIAIDVRAAGVAFPELLQTRGLYQMKPDLPFVPGAEVAGVVTRAPEGSDLSPGDRVASLCMLGGFAEKVLARPDLTFRLPDDVGFEEGAAFLFNYCTAYFALIERGGLRAGESVLVHGAAGGIGTASIQVAKAFGAGRVVAVVSTEAKGEIARQAGADEVVFVDGFRDDVGRSIDVVVDPVGGDRFTDSLRVLREEGRLLVIGFTAGDIPVVKVNRLLLNNVSVVGVGWGAYALRRPGHIRTEWEALEPHLRSGALTPVIGGTYPLSEASAALTALDTRQVTGKVILIP, encoded by the coding sequence ATGCGTGCTGTTCAGATCTCGACCCTTGACGGGCCCGACGCGGTCGAGGTGGTCGACCTGCCGGACCCTGGGGCGGACGATCAGATCGCCATCGATGTCAGAGCGGCCGGCGTCGCGTTCCCGGAGCTACTGCAGACCCGGGGGCTCTACCAGATGAAGCCGGACCTCCCGTTCGTCCCGGGGGCCGAGGTCGCCGGAGTCGTCACCCGGGCGCCCGAGGGTTCCGACCTCTCGCCGGGCGACCGCGTGGCGTCACTGTGCATGCTCGGTGGGTTCGCCGAAAAGGTCCTCGCACGGCCGGACCTGACCTTCAGGCTCCCGGACGACGTGGGCTTCGAGGAGGGGGCGGCGTTCCTGTTCAACTACTGCACGGCCTACTTCGCTCTGATCGAGCGCGGTGGCCTGCGGGCAGGGGAGTCCGTCCTGGTGCACGGCGCGGCGGGCGGCATCGGGACGGCGTCGATCCAGGTCGCCAAGGCGTTCGGTGCGGGCCGGGTCGTCGCGGTGGTCTCGACGGAGGCCAAGGGGGAGATCGCCCGACAGGCAGGCGCCGACGAGGTCGTGTTCGTGGACGGGTTCCGCGACGACGTGGGGCGCAGCATCGACGTCGTCGTCGACCCGGTGGGTGGTGACCGCTTCACCGATTCACTGCGGGTGTTGCGCGAGGAGGGCCGGCTCCTCGTCATCGGCTTCACCGCCGGCGACATCCCGGTCGTCAAGGTCAATCGCCTGCTGCTCAACAACGTGTCGGTGGTCGGTGTCGGTTGGGGCGCCTACGCGCTCCGCCGTCCTGGACACATCCGCACTGAATGGGAGGCACTCGAACCTCATCTGCGTAGTGGGGCGCTCACGCCGGTTATCGGCGGCACCTACCCCTTGAGTGAGGCCAGCGCGGCGTTGACGGCACTCGACACCCGGCAGGTGACGGGGAAGGTGATCCTGATCCCATGA
- a CDS encoding NADP-dependent oxidoreductase yields MPTYSKEVRLAQRPEGYPDSSTWDVAEVEVPEPGPGEFVVRVELISLDPAMRGWLNDVRSYVPPVGIGEVMRALAAGTVTASKHDGYAVGDVVSGTFGVREYAVSDGAGVSRLDLDRAPMETWLGALGMPGMTAYFGLTDVGAVAPGDTVLVSAAAGAVGSIVAQLAKARGCRVIGVAGGQEKAEWLRGLGLDAVIDRREGDLLKQVRTAAPDGVDIYFDNVGGELLDAALANLARGARVVLCGAVSAYNEESLPEGPRRYMSLLVFRARMEGFVVFDYRDRYGEAVDAIAGLIDEGRLVAAETVLDGGVEAFPEALLGLFEGVNTGKLLLKV; encoded by the coding sequence ATGCCCACGTACTCGAAGGAAGTCCGACTAGCGCAGCGCCCCGAGGGTTATCCGGATAGCAGCACCTGGGACGTTGCCGAGGTGGAGGTGCCCGAGCCCGGACCGGGCGAGTTCGTCGTCCGAGTCGAGCTCATCTCGCTCGATCCGGCGATGCGGGGCTGGCTCAACGACGTTCGTTCGTACGTGCCGCCGGTAGGAATCGGTGAGGTGATGCGCGCCCTTGCCGCCGGAACGGTGACCGCCTCGAAGCATGACGGCTACGCGGTGGGCGACGTCGTCAGTGGCACGTTCGGCGTGCGCGAGTACGCCGTTTCCGACGGGGCCGGGGTGTCGCGGCTCGATCTCGACCGCGCGCCCATGGAGACGTGGCTCGGTGCGCTCGGGATGCCCGGGATGACGGCGTACTTCGGGCTCACCGACGTCGGTGCCGTCGCACCCGGCGACACGGTGTTGGTGTCCGCCGCCGCCGGTGCGGTCGGGAGCATCGTGGCACAGCTCGCCAAGGCCAGGGGGTGCCGGGTCATCGGCGTGGCCGGCGGACAGGAGAAGGCGGAATGGCTGCGCGGTCTCGGCCTCGATGCGGTCATCGACCGCCGCGAGGGAGACCTGCTCAAGCAGGTCCGGACAGCGGCTCCCGATGGCGTGGACATCTATTTCGACAATGTGGGCGGAGAACTCCTCGACGCCGCGCTGGCGAACCTCGCCCGCGGTGCACGCGTGGTCCTGTGTGGCGCGGTCTCCGCGTACAACGAGGAGTCCCTGCCCGAAGGTCCGCGGCGCTATATGTCGCTCCTGGTCTTCCGGGCGCGGATGGAGGGCTTCGTGGTCTTCGACTATCGGGACCGCTACGGGGAAGCCGTCGACGCGATCGCCGGTCTCATCGACGAGGGCCGGTTGGTCGCCGCCGAAACCGTTCTCGACGGGGGTGTCGAGGCCTTTCCCGAGGCCCTGCTCGGCCTGTTCGAGGGCGTCAACACCGGCAAGCTCCTGCTCAAGGTCTGA
- a CDS encoding glucose 1-dehydrogenase gives MDPKSLFSLEGRVALVTGGSRGIGRMIAEGLLGQGARVYISARKAEAAETAARELSEFGPCVALPADVSTLDGMEGLLSAFRSHEDHLDILVNNAGAAWGAPFDEFPESGWDKVMNLNVKAPFFLTQKAHDLLLEAHRRGGHLAKVINIASIDGMSLNPWETYSYQASKAGVIHLTKRMAVRLAPEGIIVSAISPGAFASEMNKNARDNADEVRTGIPSGRIGKPEDMAGAAIYLASDAGDYVVGSALVVDGGVNITR, from the coding sequence ATGGATCCGAAGTCCCTGTTCTCACTCGAAGGCCGCGTCGCTCTGGTGACCGGCGGTTCCCGGGGGATCGGTCGCATGATCGCCGAGGGATTGCTCGGACAGGGCGCACGCGTCTACATCTCGGCACGGAAGGCCGAGGCCGCGGAGACCGCCGCGCGCGAACTGTCGGAGTTCGGGCCTTGCGTCGCCCTCCCGGCCGACGTCTCCACACTCGACGGGATGGAGGGACTGCTCTCCGCATTCCGATCACACGAAGACCATCTCGACATCCTGGTCAACAACGCCGGGGCAGCGTGGGGTGCGCCGTTCGACGAGTTCCCCGAGTCCGGGTGGGACAAGGTCATGAACCTCAACGTCAAGGCGCCCTTCTTTCTGACGCAGAAGGCACATGACCTGCTTCTCGAGGCCCACCGCCGGGGAGGCCACCTCGCGAAGGTCATCAACATCGCCTCGATCGACGGAATGTCCCTCAACCCCTGGGAAACGTACTCCTACCAGGCGAGCAAGGCCGGGGTGATCCACCTGACAAAGCGTATGGCCGTCAGACTCGCGCCCGAGGGGATCATCGTCAGCGCGATCTCGCCCGGCGCGTTCGCGTCGGAGATGAACAAGAACGCCCGGGACAACGCCGACGAGGTGAGGACCGGAATCCCCTCCGGTCGCATCGGCAAACCCGAGGACATGGCGGGCGCGGCGATCTATCTCGCTTCCGATGCCGGCGACTACGTCGTCGGCAGCGCCCTGGTGGTCGACGGCGGGGTCAACATCACCCGCTAG
- a CDS encoding TetR/AcrR family transcriptional regulator — protein sequence MLDDDNAEFAVPGLVDSEKLGHQPQTARGKRTRDRLISGARTVFERDGFVESRLVDIVTEAQCSIGSFYTWFDSKEEIFAAVLHEAQNDMLHPGTGRIEEADDPVAIILASNRAYFEAYERNAKLNQLLHQVAAVDPRFRAVRKARSDAFVSRNARAIADLQRRGLADVKVDARLAAISLSAMVGRLASEAFVFGIDHDIDVLVETATRLWTNALGLTAPEFARRSE from the coding sequence ATGCTCGACGACGACAACGCCGAGTTTGCGGTTCCCGGGCTGGTGGATAGCGAGAAGCTCGGACACCAGCCGCAGACGGCTCGCGGTAAACGGACGAGGGACCGTCTCATTTCGGGTGCCCGTACCGTGTTCGAACGCGACGGATTCGTGGAGTCCAGGCTCGTGGACATCGTCACCGAGGCACAGTGCTCGATCGGCAGCTTCTACACGTGGTTCGACAGTAAAGAAGAGATCTTCGCCGCCGTGCTGCACGAAGCGCAGAACGATATGCTCCACCCGGGAACCGGGAGAATCGAGGAGGCCGACGACCCGGTCGCGATCATCCTCGCCAGCAACAGGGCGTACTTCGAGGCGTATGAACGGAACGCCAAGCTCAACCAGCTGCTCCATCAGGTCGCCGCGGTGGACCCGCGCTTCCGTGCGGTGCGGAAAGCGCGCTCCGACGCTTTCGTGTCGAGGAATGCGAGGGCGATCGCCGATCTGCAGAGGCGCGGATTGGCAGACGTCAAAGTCGATGCCAGGCTCGCCGCCATCTCGCTGTCCGCCATGGTGGGTCGGCTCGCGAGCGAAGCCTTCGTCTTCGGGATCGATCACGATATCGATGTATTGGTCGAGACCGCTACGCGACTGTGGACCAACGCGCTGGGCCTCACCGCTCCCGAGTTCGCGAGGCGGTCGGAGTGA
- a CDS encoding ABC transporter substrate-binding protein, whose amino-acid sequence MKRSSRLVTAMTSLVLTAGMVTACGAGGRSADGAGDGATAETGITEESVKIGGHFPLTGVAAPGYSEIPVGATAYFDYVNANGGVHGRQIDYLYRDDAYNPTNTSSVVNELVLQDEVFAMVGGVGTATHGAVVDFLNDEEVPDLFVSSGSLQWGDDPEDRPWTFGWQPDYEVEAKIAAQWIKENHPDARVGMLVQDDDMGRDGEAGVRRLIDDQIVAVERYTSGNTDIVPQMTNLKASGADFVIGFTVPAYSALSQLAAQRLNYDPEWFYASIGGDTQLVGQLLSEFSEGAVQDGSTMLDGAYTADYLPTTEEPDNEWTQLWQNVWAEHGEGELTNYHIYGMSYAYTFVQALQAAGPDPTRQGVVDVLKERGSEFEGPQLAPFRYSEDSHLGISGVAISVVRGDVAEPITPTYITDIGDAPIEEVDAPHAPPPANGIPEAAE is encoded by the coding sequence ATGAAACGTAGTTCTCGACTCGTCACCGCCATGACGAGCCTCGTCCTGACCGCAGGCATGGTCACCGCGTGCGGGGCCGGCGGACGTTCCGCCGACGGCGCCGGCGACGGCGCGACCGCCGAGACCGGGATCACCGAGGAGTCCGTCAAGATCGGCGGGCACTTCCCTCTCACCGGCGTGGCAGCACCCGGCTACAGCGAAATCCCCGTCGGAGCGACCGCGTACTTCGATTACGTCAACGCCAACGGCGGCGTCCACGGTCGGCAGATCGACTACCTCTACCGGGACGATGCCTACAATCCGACCAACACCAGCTCGGTCGTCAACGAACTCGTCCTCCAGGACGAGGTCTTCGCCATGGTCGGTGGCGTCGGGACCGCGACGCACGGCGCCGTGGTCGACTTCCTCAACGACGAGGAGGTGCCCGATCTCTTCGTCTCCTCGGGCTCCCTGCAGTGGGGCGACGATCCCGAGGACCGTCCCTGGACGTTCGGCTGGCAACCCGACTATGAGGTCGAGGCGAAGATCGCGGCCCAGTGGATCAAGGAGAACCACCCGGACGCCCGCGTGGGCATGCTCGTCCAGGACGACGACATGGGCCGCGACGGTGAGGCCGGAGTCCGGCGACTCATCGACGACCAGATCGTCGCGGTCGAGCGCTACACCTCGGGCAACACCGACATCGTGCCGCAGATGACCAACTTGAAGGCCTCCGGGGCGGACTTCGTCATCGGATTCACCGTGCCGGCCTACAGCGCCCTCAGCCAGCTCGCGGCCCAGCGCCTCAATTACGACCCCGAATGGTTCTACGCGTCCATCGGTGGCGACACCCAGCTCGTGGGCCAGCTGCTGTCCGAGTTCTCCGAGGGCGCGGTCCAGGACGGCTCGACCATGCTCGACGGCGCCTACACCGCCGACTACCTCCCGACGACCGAAGAGCCGGACAACGAGTGGACCCAGTTGTGGCAGAACGTGTGGGCCGAGCACGGCGAGGGCGAGCTGACGAACTACCACATCTACGGGATGTCCTACGCCTACACCTTCGTCCAGGCGCTTCAGGCCGCCGGCCCGGATCCCACCCGCCAGGGCGTCGTCGACGTGCTCAAGGAGCGCGGCAGCGAGTTCGAGGGCCCGCAGCTCGCCCCGTTCCGCTACTCCGAGGACTCCCACCTGGGCATCTCGGGCGTGGCGATCTCGGTGGTCCGCGGTGACGTCGCAGAGCCCATCACACCCACCTACATCACGGACATCGGCGATGCCCCGATCGAGGAGGTGGATGCGCCACACGCCCCGCCGCCGGCCAACGGCATCCCCGAAGCCGCGGAGTGA
- a CDS encoding branched-chain amino acid ABC transporter permease, translated as MLKARTPALAPVLGRARHRLRASPLLRHLLLALVGLLLVVLVIESVSSFRQVQLATMAYTGIAAGGLSLLLGLSGQLSLGHGAFMAIGAYTTALLLQDADRALPLPVVLLIATAVTLAVGAVIGVAAARLHGPYVAGVTLALAVAVPGIALYFSDSLGGDQGLNVRVPDVPAWFENVMFFITGQEITGSKYVAYVGWFALIGVFFLLANLAASRTGRRWRAGRDDGVAAELAGINVGRDRVIAFVVSTGCAGLAGGVMALVVRLTAPAGFGLTLSLALLAGVVIGGLGSLTGALVGAAILTFLPQLTTNAGLGLGLSSLQAAELATLTYGLTLMIVILIAPRGIVGSIRARLRSGRERRAAAG; from the coding sequence ATGTTGAAAGCCCGTACCCCCGCCCTCGCGCCCGTCCTGGGCCGCGCCCGGCATCGGCTGCGCGCCTCCCCCTTGCTGCGACATCTGCTGCTGGCTCTGGTCGGCCTGCTCTTGGTGGTCCTCGTGATCGAGTCCGTCAGCTCATTCCGGCAGGTTCAGCTGGCCACCATGGCCTACACCGGAATCGCCGCCGGCGGGCTGAGCCTGCTCCTCGGACTGTCCGGGCAGCTCTCCCTCGGCCACGGCGCCTTCATGGCGATCGGGGCGTACACCACTGCTCTGCTACTCCAGGACGCCGACCGGGCGCTGCCGCTGCCGGTGGTGCTGCTCATCGCAACCGCCGTCACGCTCGCCGTGGGCGCGGTGATCGGCGTGGCCGCCGCCCGGTTGCACGGTCCGTACGTCGCCGGCGTGACGCTGGCCCTGGCGGTCGCCGTGCCGGGCATCGCCCTCTACTTCTCCGACAGTCTCGGTGGCGACCAAGGCCTCAACGTCCGAGTCCCGGACGTACCGGCCTGGTTCGAGAACGTCATGTTCTTCATCACGGGTCAAGAGATCACAGGTTCCAAGTACGTCGCCTATGTCGGCTGGTTCGCGCTCATCGGGGTGTTCTTCCTGCTGGCCAACCTGGCCGCCAGCCGGACCGGTCGGCGGTGGCGGGCCGGCCGTGACGACGGCGTGGCGGCCGAACTCGCCGGGATCAACGTCGGTCGGGATCGGGTGATCGCCTTCGTGGTCTCGACCGGCTGCGCGGGCCTGGCGGGCGGTGTCATGGCTCTGGTGGTCCGGCTGACGGCACCCGCCGGGTTCGGCCTCACCCTCTCGCTCGCACTCCTGGCCGGCGTGGTCATCGGGGGGTTGGGCTCGCTCACCGGTGCGCTCGTCGGCGCCGCCATCCTGACGTTCCTGCCCCAGCTGACCACCAACGCCGGCCTCGGTCTCGGACTGTCCTCCCTGCAGGCGGCGGAACTGGCCACTCTCACCTACGGCCTGACTCTGATGATCGTGATCCTCATCGCGCCGCGCGGGATCGTCGGGTCGATCCGTGCCCGCCTGCGGTCGGGGCGAGAACGCCGCGCAGCCGCCGGCTGA
- a CDS encoding branched-chain amino acid ABC transporter permease codes for MHQFVNIVLNGLSLGMIYAAFALALVLIYRATRIINFAQAPMAMVSTFIALTVIEAGGSYWLALAVALVSGFVLGAVVERVIVRPVEGKSPINAVILTLGLFTALHALAAIVFGSDFRSFPAPFGMRGFQIGEQTYALTGFGIFTILSVLTVMVVLLLLFQRTTLGLKMRASAFNQEIARLLGVRVGRMLTLGWALAGTVGALSGVLIAGGNFIHPAYMDAVVVYGFAAAVIGGLDSAVGSVVGGLALGIVFSIVAGYAGSQLLPLTAFAVLIAVLLLKPDGIFSRTATRRV; via the coding sequence CCTCGGGATGATCTATGCGGCCTTCGCACTCGCGCTGGTCCTCATCTACCGCGCGACCCGGATCATCAACTTCGCCCAGGCCCCCATGGCCATGGTCTCCACCTTCATCGCCCTGACCGTGATCGAGGCGGGGGGCTCGTACTGGCTCGCCCTGGCGGTGGCCCTGGTCTCCGGCTTCGTGCTGGGGGCCGTCGTGGAGCGCGTGATCGTGCGCCCGGTGGAAGGCAAATCCCCCATCAACGCCGTCATCCTCACCCTTGGCCTCTTCACCGCACTGCATGCTCTCGCGGCCATCGTCTTCGGGTCGGACTTCCGCTCCTTCCCCGCGCCCTTCGGGATGCGGGGCTTCCAGATAGGCGAGCAGACCTATGCGCTGACGGGCTTCGGGATCTTCACGATCCTCTCCGTGCTCACCGTCATGGTTGTGCTCCTGCTGCTCTTCCAGCGCACCACGCTCGGTCTGAAGATGCGCGCCTCCGCCTTCAACCAGGAGATCGCCCGGCTGCTGGGAGTGCGGGTCGGGCGGATGCTCACCCTCGGTTGGGCACTGGCCGGCACGGTCGGCGCGCTCTCGGGAGTGCTCATCGCGGGCGGCAACTTCATCCACCCCGCCTATATGGACGCCGTCGTCGTCTACGGCTTCGCCGCCGCCGTGATCGGCGGACTCGACAGTGCCGTCGGCTCCGTGGTCGGTGGCCTCGCCCTGGGCATCGTCTTCAGCATCGTGGCCGGATACGCGGGCAGTCAGCTGCTACCGCTCACCGCCTTCGCGGTCCTCATCGCCGTCCTGCTGCTCAAGCCGGACGGCATCTTCTCCCGCACGGCCACGAGGAGGGTCTGA